From the Equus przewalskii isolate Varuska chromosome 19, EquPr2, whole genome shotgun sequence genome, one window contains:
- the ZNF165 gene encoding zinc finger protein 165 — MTTGSKKASAQNLQEDEGLLIVKIEEEDFVWQQDTCLQRSDPLRQELCRQLFRQFCYQDSPGPREALCRLRELCCQWLKPETHTKEQILELLVLEQFLTILPGDLQAWVRKHYPESGEEAVTILEDLERGTDEAVLQIPVHGHGQEIFRRKVTPSGPALNVQFQPVDAKALPGSSEPQLIMDCDNKSENNGSMPKLDIYEKMESQRIISGRISGFMSEGSAESQNICKSAGKIKRHWEKEPEESWRPSSAQDGGFSKILTHKNTLTGEIISHDGCSERSLNLNTNEFTHQKSCKHSTYDQSFKWNSDFIKHQRIYAGEKIHQYRKSLKSPNLIKHAAIFSGEKTHQCNECGKAFRHSSKLIRHQRIHTGERPYECNECGKGFGGSSDLIRHQRIHTGERPFECKECGRAFSLNSHLILHQRIHTREKPYECSECGKTFRVSSHLIRHLRIHTGEKPYECSECGRAFSQSSHLSQHQRIHKRENLLM, encoded by the exons ATGACAACAGGATCAAAGAAAGCTTCAGCTCAGAACCTTCAGGAAGATGAAGGACTTCTGATAGTGAAGATAGAGGAGGAAGATTTTGTCTGGCAGCAGGACACTTGCTTACAGAGAAGTGATCCCCTCAGGCAAGAGCTCTGCCGGCAGCTTTTCAGGCAGTTCTGCTACCAGGATTCCCCTGGACCCCGCGAGGCCCTCTGCCGGCTCCGGGAGCTCTGCTGTCAGTGGCTGAAGCCAGAAACCCACACTAAGGAGCAgatcctggagctgctggtgctGGAGCAGTTCCTGACCATCCTGCCAGGGGATCTGCAGGCCTGGGTGCGTAAACATTACCCAGAGAGTGGAGAAGAGGCAGTGACCATACTGGAAGATCTGGAGAGAGGCACTGATGAAGCAGTACTCCAG attCCAGTCCATGGACATGGACAAGAAATATTCAGGAGAAAGGTGACACCTTCTGGACCAGCACTTAATGTCCAGTTCCAGCCAGTGGACGCCAAGGCCCTTCCTGGTTCTTCAGAACCCCAGCTCATAATGGACTGTG ataATAAGAGTGAAAACAATGGATCCATGCCAAAGTTGGACATTTATGAAAAAATGGAATCGCAGAGAATTATATCAGGAAGAATTTCAGGATTCATGTCAGAAGGATCTGCTGAGTCTCAAAACATCTGTAAGTCTGCAGGCAAGATAAAGAGGCACTGGGAAAAAGAACCAGAGGAGTCTTGGAGACCATCATCTGCTCAGGATGGAGGTTTTAGTAAAATCCTCACCCACAAAAATACACTTACAGGTGAAATAATAAGCCATGATGGATGTTCTGAGAGAAGCTTAAATCTGAACACAAATGAATTTACACACCAGAAATCTTGTAAACACAGTACCTATGACCAAAGTTTCAAATGGAATTCAGATTTTATTAAGCATCAAAGAATTTATGCTGGAGAAAAAATCCATCAATACAGAAAATCTCTGAAGAGCCCAAATCTTATTAAACATGCAGCAATTTTCAGTGGAGAGAAAACGCATcagtgtaatgaatgtgggaaagctttcagacACAGCTCAAAGCTTATTAGGCatcagagaatccacactggagagagaccctatgaatgtaatgagTGTGGGAAAGGCTTTGGGGGGAGCTCAGATCTTATTAGacaccagagaattcacactggggaAAGACCCTTTGAATGCAAAGAATGTGGTAGAGCATTCAGCCTGAACTCACATCTTATCctacatcagagaattcacaccagagagaaaccctatgaatgtagtgaatgtgggaaaaccttcagAGTGAGCTCACACCTTATTCGACACctgagaattcacactggagagaaaccctatgaatgtagtGAGTGTGGAAGAGCCTTCAGTCAGAGCTCACACCTTAGtcaacatcagagaattcacaagAGGGAAAACCTATTAATGTAA